Genomic segment of Leuconostoc mesenteroides subsp. mesenteroides:
AGAGGAAATAAAATGCAAATTTTAAAAGAACATGCAAAGCCGTATACTCGTGATATTATGTTTTCAATTATTGCGGTGGTTATTATGGCTGTTGCATCATTGTGGCAACCACGGTTACTGCAACAGGTTATGAAAGCAATTATCGCTGATGATCAAAATAAGGTTATTACTTACGGATTTCAACTGTTATTTTTAGCTTTAATCGGATTGGTCGCTGGTGTAATTAATACAGTTTTTGCATCCAAAGTTTCACAAGCGATTGCTGCAGATATTCGTGCACACGAGTATAAAAAAATACAATCATTCTCATTTGGCAACATTGAAAAGTTTTCAGCAGGTAACTTGGTTGTCCGTATGACAAATGATGTCAATCAAGTGCAGCAACTAATCATGATGATTTTACAGTCTTTGACACGTATTCCGATACTGTTTGTAGGTGCTTTTATTTTGGCATTGATTACATTACCGCGTTTGTGGTGGATTGTCATTTTAATGGTTGTATTGATTTTTATGGCTTCGCAAGTGATTTTTAAGCAAATGGGAAAGTTCTTTGCTAAAATTCAAACGCTAATTGATAAAACGAACACATTAGCCAAGGAAAACCTTCAAGGTGTTCGTGTTGTCAAGTCTTTTAACCAAGAAGAAAATGAAACGAACCGCTTTACGGATAATTCTAACAAGTTGACGCATGTCAACACGACGGTTAGTTATTTATTTTCAACTATGATGCCGATGTTCATGTTAATATCTTATGTTGCCATTGGCGCAGCTATTTTAATTGTAGGCCGCGATGTTGTCAAGCATCCTAATGATTTAGTTGCGATTACTTCTTTTACTTCCTATTTAATGCAAATACTCTTTGCTATCATGATAGGTGGTATGATGGCCACCTTTGCATCCCGTGGTTTTGTTTCTCTAAGACGTATTAAAGAAATTTTGGATACCACACCAGACTTAATCTATGCACAAGATGCGCCCGAGCGTGATTTGAACGGAGACATTTCATTCAAAAATGTTTCTTTTACCTATCCTGGAGATACTAAACCAGCTTTAAAAAACGTAACGTTTGATATTAAATCAGGTGAGATGATTGGTATCGTCGGCGCAACTGGATCGGGTAAGACAACACTTGCACAATTAATTCCAAGATTATATGATCCTACGGAAGGTGAGATAGCTGTTGGTGGTGTAAATCTTAAATCAGTAAATGAAAAATCGTTACGAACTGCGGTTTCGTTTGTTTTACAAAAGGCTATATTGTTTAGTGGTACGATTGCAGCAAACTTGCGTCAAGGTAAAAAAGATGCTAACGAAAAAGATTTTCAAAAAGCTGCTGAAATTGCACAGGCTGCGGAATTTGTTAGCCGGTATGAAGATAGTTTTGACCATACTGTTGAAGAGCGGTCTGCCAATTTCTCTGGTGGTCAAAAACAACGTCTTTCTATAGCGAGAGGTGTTGTTGGTAGTCCTAAAATATTGATTTTAGATGATTCAACATCGGCATTAGATGCGCGATCTGAAAAGCTGGTTCAAGAAGCACTTGATCGAGAACTAAAAGGAACAACGACAATTGTAATTGCTGAAAAAATTAGTTCAGTTATTCATGCTAATCGCATTTTAGTAATGGATGAGGGTAAGGTAGTTGGTATCGGTACACATAACGAGTTGTTAAAAAATTCACCTGTCTATGCTGAAATTTATCAAACACAAAAAGCGAAAGGGGCAGAATAATGGCAGATATTAAACAAGCAATTAAATATTTCGCAAAATACCTTAAGCGTTATTGGTTAGCATTGTCTTTTGTTGTTGTTGTGACAATAGCTTCAACTTATTTTCAAGTTAAAGCACCAGTCTACATGGGAAAAGCCATCACAGAATTATCGACCTATTTAGGTCAATATTTGAATCCTCAAACGCAGGCTTCTGCTAGCAAAACACCTTTCTATCATGCGCTGGAAGCAATGATGGTTTTCTTTGCCTTAACAGCATTGACAATGTTTATTTCTAGTTTTATATCTAGTCGTATTAGTTCAGAAGCATCAGGTCGAATGAGAATTGGTCTATTTGCTAAATTGCAAAGGATGACGATTAAATATTTTGACACACATCAAGATGGTGAAATTTTATCTTTGTTCACGTCTGACTTAGACAATATTTTTAACGCGATGAATCAAGCTATTTTCCAACTTCTATCACAATCTGCTTTGTTTGTTGGCATCATTATTATGATGTTTCAGCAGAATGTCAAATTAGCATGGGTGACGATGGCTTCGACCCCAGTTGCTATTGTTGTTGCTTGGTTTGTGATTAGTCGTGCTAGAAAATATATTGACACGCAGCAAGCTGAAACCGGCCGTATGAATGGCTATATTAACGAACAAATTAATGGTGAGAAGATTATTATCACGCAAGGATTGCAACAAGAATCAATCGCTAATTTTGGTCCTTATAATGAGCGAGTGAAGCAAGCTACTTATAAGGGACAGATGTATTCTGGTATGTTGTTTCCTCTAATGCAAGGATTGTCATTGTTGAACTTAGCTATTGTGATTTTCTTTGGATCATGGTTAATTGTTCATGACGGTATGGATAAGTCGGTTGGCTTGGGATTAATTGTGGTGTTTGTTAACTATTCACAGCAATATTACCAACCAATTACACAAATCACATCTATTTATAATATGTTGCAGTTAGCTGTTACTGGGGCCAAACGTTTGAGTGATGTCCATGAACAAGCTGAAGAAGTTAACCCTGAAAATGGTCAGAAATTAGCTAACTTAAAGTCAGGTGTTACTCTAGAAAATATTCATTTTGGATATAATGATGACAAAGAAATTCTTCACGGCGTTTCAATTGACGTTAAAAAAGGCGAGATGATAGCCCTTGTTGGTCCGACCGGTTCAGGAAAAACAACAGTTATGAACTTATTGAATCGATTCTATGATGTGACAGAAGGTGCTGTGAAGTTTGATGGCACTGATGTTCGTCAGTTAGACTTGCAGTCTTTGCGTGATCATATTGGCATTGTGCTGCAGGAATCAGTATTATTTAGTGGTACTGTTGCAGACAATATTAAATTCGGTGAACCGAATGCTACCGAAGAAGAAATGATTGATGCTGCCAAACAAGCGAACATTCATGACTTCATTATGACTTTGCCAGAAGGTTATCAGACCAAAGTAGATGACGAAAATTCAGTCTTTTCAACAGGGCAAAAACAGCTATTATCAATCGCTCGCACAATTTTAACTAATCCGGATTTCTTAATACTAGATGAAGCAACATCTAACGTGGATACGGTAACAGAGGCAAAAATTCAAGCAGCGATGGATAATGTTATTGCTGGACGCACGAGTTTTGTTATTGCGCACCGATTAAAAACAATACTTGGTGCTGACAAAATTGTTGTTCTTAAAGATGGTCAAGTGATTGAAAAAGGATCACATCAAGAATTAGTTGCTGAAGGCGGATTTTATTCAGAATTGTACCATAACCAAATGGTATTTGAGTAACATAGAAAAAACCAACAAATATTTTGAATTCCTAGGTTGTAAAGGATGAAAAAATATTTGTTTTTTTTATGTAAAGAACAAATGCATCAGTATTCGACCATTTTTACGTAAAATGTTATAATAGCAGTATTGCTTTTATAGAAATTTGTATATTTTTAAACATTGGAGAAAACAATGAACATTGGTTTGTTTACGGACACGTACTTTCCACAAGTCAGTGGAGTTGCGACTTCGATTAAGACACTTAAAGAAGCACTTGAAAGTCAGGGGCACGAGGTTTATATTTTCACATCTACTGACCCCAAGATACCTAAAAATAAATTTGAATCGCATATTTATCGTTTTTCCAGCCTACCATATCTTGGATTTAAAGATCGGCGACTCGCATTTCGTGGCTTGATTCAAGCTGTTGAAATCGCCAAATCCGTACATCTTGATATTGTACATACCCAAACAGAATTTTCTTTGGGTTTAATGGGTAAATTTGTAGCACGACAATTAAAAATTCCTGCTGTTCACACCTATCATACGATGTATGAAGATTACACCCATTACTTTGCTAAGGGAATGTTGATTGGTCCACATGGCGTCGGACGTATTATGAAGATTTATATGGCTAGTATGGCGGGTGTGATTGCACCGTCGAATCTCGTTCAAGATACGTTGCGTCGTTACGGTGTTACTGCGCCTATGAGAGTTATTCCAACAGGTGTGTGTTTACCAGAGCATAGCACGAAACAAACTAACTTACGAGAAAAGTATCACTTCTCTGAATCACAACCTATTGTTTTGTCGCTGGGACGTTTAGCGTTTGAAAAGAATATTAGTGTGACAATTTCTGTATTTTCTGAGGTATTACAGACCATACCCGAAGCACGGTTAGTTATTGCTGGCGATGGTCCAGCACGTAAATCTCTAGAAGAGCAGGTTGAAGAACTCGCTCTGGCAGACAAAATAATATTTACAGGAATGGTCAATCATGACGATATCTTTGATTATTATAAAATGTCGGACGTATTTGTAAGTTCTTCAGATACTGAAACGCAAGGCTTAACATTTATTGAGGCGATGGCAGCAGATAGACCGTTTGTGGCTATACATTCACCTTACTTAGATAATTTGGTTGATAATGAAGCTATTGGTACATTGGTGAGTGATTATGATGAACTACTAGCAGGTATTACAAAATATCTTAGACGACCCAATACGGAACATGATATCGCTTATCGGCATAAAAAAATGAAAGACGTGGATGCAAATACTTTTGCAACACGTGTTTTAGCATTTTATGACGATGTTTTGGCCAGTTATCATGCTAGCGATGTGGAAGATGAGTATCCCAATGATGAAGAAGTGGGATATATGAAACGTATCCTACGTAATCCATTCAGGAGAAATTAATTGAAAGTTTTACTTTATTTTGAAAATCAAAATTTAATAGCTAAATCTGGTATTGGGCGTGCGTTAAAGTTACAAAAAGAAGCATTATCTTACACGGATGTTGAAGTAACTACTGATATCAAGTCCGTTGATTATGATATATTGCACATTAATACATATGGTGTGAATAGCCATCATATGGTTAATAAGGCGCATAAATTGGGAAAAAAAGTTGTTTACCATGGGCATTCAACTTATGAAGATTTTCGAAATTCTTTTACTGGTTCTAATGCTATTGCACCGCTATTTAAACGATACTTAGTATCGCTTTATAGTAAGTCTGACGCGATTATTACGCCGACACCTTACTCGAAGCAGTTGCTGCGCGGATACCGTTTAAACCAACCAATCATTCCTATTTCTAATGGTATTCCCTTAGAAAAATATCAGCATGACGATGATAAAATAAAAAAGTTTCGTGAATACTTTGACTTGGCAGATGATCAAAAAGTGATTATGAGTGTAGGGCTTTTCTTTGAGCGGAAAGGTATTTTAGACTTTGTTGAACTAGCTAAAAGGCATCCTGAGTATATTTTTATTTGGTTTGGTTACACTGATTTAAGATTAGTACCTCATAAGATAAGTCGTTTGATAAAAGGCAATCACCCACGAAATTTAATTTTTCCTGGATATATCGCTGGAGATGTCATTCGTGGTGCTTTCCAAGGTGCAGATTTATTTTTGTATCCTTCTCACGAAGAAACGGAAGGCATTGTGGTACTAGAAGCTTTAGCTTCCAAGCAAAATGTTTTAGTTCGTGACATTCCTGTATATAAAAAATGGCTACAAAATGGGGTAAATTGCTATAAAGCCTGTGATTTAGATGAATTTGAAATCAAAATGCAAAAAATTTTAACCGGGGAGTCACCTAACTTAAGTGAAACAGGCTATAAATTAGCTCAAACACGAAATCTACCTGAAATTGGGAAAAAGTTACAAGCGGTATATGAAATGGTGTTAGAAGGGTGAGTAATTGCGATGTTCAAACGTAATAGATTATCAATGATTGTCGTTATTGTTCTGACGGCTATTATCGTTTATTTTTTAACCAAAGAATTAAGTGGTAAAGGACACCAGTTGTCCGTAGCGTTGGAAAATTTGGATTGGCATTGGTTACTGTTTGGTCTGCTCACGATGATTTTATCAATTTTCCTTGAGGCGGCTGCGACAAGGACCTTATTGAGCAAAGAAGATCGGCGTCACACCACAGTTTTGTCCTTATTAAGAGTTCCACTACTAAATTTGTTGGGAACAGGCGTCACGCCGTTTGCAACTGGCGGCCAGCCGGCACAATTATACGGCTTATCGCGATCTGGAGTAGAAACTGGTCGAGCAATGTCTGTTATTCTTATGAAGTTTTTAGTCTATCAAGTTGTTGTTGTGGTATTCTTTATAATAGGCTATATCTCTGCCGAACATTTTATTTATCAACAGGTTGATCCCACCTTCGCAACATTCATTCCTTTTGCCATAGCAATTCATGCTGTAGTAATTATTGGGATTATATTAGTTATGTTTTGGCCATCATTAACATTACGCTTAGTTGATTTAGTGTCAATAGTTGTAAAAAAGATGATGCGTCGCGAGCGTTTTGAGCGATTAATTGCGAATATTAAGCAAAAGATTGATAATTTTCATACCGAATCACGTCGCGTGATTAGCAGTTGGCAAGCATTGATTGGCGCCACTTTTTTTACTTCACTACAACTAATTACGTTCTATATGATACCTTATTTTGTCATACGTGCCTTTGGATATCAGTCTGTTAATCCATGGCTGATAGTAACAATGAATATTATGATTGTTATGGTGATTTCTTTATTTCCTATTCCAGGTGGTGTTGGTGGTGCGGAGCTTAGTTTTCAATTATTGTTCTCACCTTTTGTTAAAAATCCAGCGACATTGATTCTCGTTATCTTACTCTGGCGATTTATTACTTATTATTTTGGTATCTTTGCAGGAATCATTGCTTACATTATTCCTGCTCACCATTATAGGAGAAGTGACGATGCTTGACAACAAATACAATACGAGTAATTTGAAACAAATTTTAAGTCGGTTACGTGCTATGATTGATTCAACAGATGGCAGCGTACAAACGCGTCGTTTTGATGCTTTTGGCATTGAAGCTTTACAGGTTACGTATGATCAATTGACAAGAATCTGGACAGTTCAAGAACATCGTGAAATACGACAGTTTCAGTTTGATGACATTGATTTAGTTGCAATTGAAATTTATGATGTTTTACATGATTTCAAACTAATTTATTAGGAGGGTGCCCAACACATGCGATTAGGATGTTACCAGGCACGTTTATAACAAATGATAAGTTTATTAAAACGCATCTCAAACCCCAAAAACCTCTGGCACCAAGTAAAACGGACCATGGATACTTCGGCACCGATAGTTTGGTTTTTTATATTAAACGTCGTTCTGGTGTGGTTGAAGACATATGCCGAATATCATATGAATTTTAATTTAGGCGTGGAAGGTTCAACGCAGCAATTTTTACTATTTTTGAATCCCATTCCAACGGCTATTATATTTTTAAGTATTTCCTTGTATTTTCGTGGTGTAACCAGTTATTGGTTGGCAATTATTTTTAATTTGATTCAATCAGTATGGTTATTTGCGAATATGCTATACTACAGAGAATTTTCAGACTTCCTATCGATGGGTATTTTGGGTTCAGGTAGTTCAACTGGGACAAATCTTGGTAAATCGATTGCGGCAATTATTCATTGGACAGATTATCTTGTATTTATTGATATTGTAATCTTAATTCTACTGGTTGTTTTCAAGCAATTAACGATTGACCATAAAGGTGTTCAAAAAAAGTTTGCTATTTTAACAACACTTTTTGGTGTCATCTTGATGTTAGTAGATTACGGTATCGCATCAACAGATCGTTCAGGTTTATTGACTCGTTCGTTTGACAATAATTACATTGTTAAATATTTAGGATTGAATGAATATGCTGTGTTTAATGCTGTACAAACGTATAATCAAACTGAAAGTCGAAAACGAGCAAAGCCATCTGATTTAGCTGAAGTAAAAAAGTTTGTTGCTACGCAAAAATTACCTGCCAATATTCAGTATTATGGTA
This window contains:
- a CDS encoding ATP-binding cassette domain-containing protein gives rise to the protein MQILKEHAKPYTRDIMFSIIAVVIMAVASLWQPRLLQQVMKAIIADDQNKVITYGFQLLFLALIGLVAGVINTVFASKVSQAIAADIRAHEYKKIQSFSFGNIEKFSAGNLVVRMTNDVNQVQQLIMMILQSLTRIPILFVGAFILALITLPRLWWIVILMVVLIFMASQVIFKQMGKFFAKIQTLIDKTNTLAKENLQGVRVVKSFNQEENETNRFTDNSNKLTHVNTTVSYLFSTMMPMFMLISYVAIGAAILIVGRDVVKHPNDLVAITSFTSYLMQILFAIMIGGMMATFASRGFVSLRRIKEILDTTPDLIYAQDAPERDLNGDISFKNVSFTYPGDTKPALKNVTFDIKSGEMIGIVGATGSGKTTLAQLIPRLYDPTEGEIAVGGVNLKSVNEKSLRTAVSFVLQKAILFSGTIAANLRQGKKDANEKDFQKAAEIAQAAEFVSRYEDSFDHTVEERSANFSGGQKQRLSIARGVVGSPKILILDDSTSALDARSEKLVQEALDRELKGTTTIVIAEKISSVIHANRILVMDEGKVVGIGTHNELLKNSPVYAEIYQTQKAKGAE
- a CDS encoding ATP-binding cassette domain-containing protein — protein: MADIKQAIKYFAKYLKRYWLALSFVVVVTIASTYFQVKAPVYMGKAITELSTYLGQYLNPQTQASASKTPFYHALEAMMVFFALTALTMFISSFISSRISSEASGRMRIGLFAKLQRMTIKYFDTHQDGEILSLFTSDLDNIFNAMNQAIFQLLSQSALFVGIIIMMFQQNVKLAWVTMASTPVAIVVAWFVISRARKYIDTQQAETGRMNGYINEQINGEKIIITQGLQQESIANFGPYNERVKQATYKGQMYSGMLFPLMQGLSLLNLAIVIFFGSWLIVHDGMDKSVGLGLIVVFVNYSQQYYQPITQITSIYNMLQLAVTGAKRLSDVHEQAEEVNPENGQKLANLKSGVTLENIHFGYNDDKEILHGVSIDVKKGEMIALVGPTGSGKTTVMNLLNRFYDVTEGAVKFDGTDVRQLDLQSLRDHIGIVLQESVLFSGTVADNIKFGEPNATEEEMIDAAKQANIHDFIMTLPEGYQTKVDDENSVFSTGQKQLLSIARTILTNPDFLILDEATSNVDTVTEAKIQAAMDNVIAGRTSFVIAHRLKTILGADKIVVLKDGQVIEKGSHQELVAEGGFYSELYHNQMVFE
- a CDS encoding glycosyltransferase → MNIGLFTDTYFPQVSGVATSIKTLKEALESQGHEVYIFTSTDPKIPKNKFESHIYRFSSLPYLGFKDRRLAFRGLIQAVEIAKSVHLDIVHTQTEFSLGLMGKFVARQLKIPAVHTYHTMYEDYTHYFAKGMLIGPHGVGRIMKIYMASMAGVIAPSNLVQDTLRRYGVTAPMRVIPTGVCLPEHSTKQTNLREKYHFSESQPIVLSLGRLAFEKNISVTISVFSEVLQTIPEARLVIAGDGPARKSLEEQVEELALADKIIFTGMVNHDDIFDYYKMSDVFVSSSDTETQGLTFIEAMAADRPFVAIHSPYLDNLVDNEAIGTLVSDYDELLAGITKYLRRPNTEHDIAYRHKKMKDVDANTFATRVLAFYDDVLASYHASDVEDEYPNDEEVGYMKRILRNPFRRN
- a CDS encoding glycosyltransferase, producing the protein MKVLLYFENQNLIAKSGIGRALKLQKEALSYTDVEVTTDIKSVDYDILHINTYGVNSHHMVNKAHKLGKKVVYHGHSTYEDFRNSFTGSNAIAPLFKRYLVSLYSKSDAIITPTPYSKQLLRGYRLNQPIIPISNGIPLEKYQHDDDKIKKFREYFDLADDQKVIMSVGLFFERKGILDFVELAKRHPEYIFIWFGYTDLRLVPHKISRLIKGNHPRNLIFPGYIAGDVIRGAFQGADLFLYPSHEETEGIVVLEALASKQNVLVRDIPVYKKWLQNGVNCYKACDLDEFEIKMQKILTGESPNLSETGYKLAQTRNLPEIGKKLQAVYEMVLEG
- a CDS encoding flippase-like domain-containing protein, whose product is MFKRNRLSMIVVIVLTAIIVYFLTKELSGKGHQLSVALENLDWHWLLFGLLTMILSIFLEAAATRTLLSKEDRRHTTVLSLLRVPLLNLLGTGVTPFATGGQPAQLYGLSRSGVETGRAMSVILMKFLVYQVVVVVFFIIGYISAEHFIYQQVDPTFATFIPFAIAIHAVVIIGIILVMFWPSLTLRLVDLVSIVVKKMMRRERFERLIANIKQKIDNFHTESRRVISSWQALIGATFFTSLQLITFYMIPYFVIRAFGYQSVNPWLIVTMNIMIVMVISLFPIPGGVGGAELSFQLLFSPFVKNPATLILVILLWRFITYYFGIFAGIIAYIIPAHHYRRSDDA
- a CDS encoding DUF1797 family protein, which codes for MLDNKYNTSNLKQILSRLRAMIDSTDGSVQTRRFDAFGIEALQVTYDQLTRIWTVQEHREIRQFQFDDIDLVAIEIYDVLHDFKLIY